Below is a window of Gloeomargarita sp. SRBZ-1_bins_9 DNA.
TTTCACCTCTGCCCCCAGCAGACGCAACAGGTCAATTTTTTCCTGGGACTGGGTTTCGGGAATGACGATGAGACAGCGATAACCCCGGGCGTTGCAAATGTGGGCCAGGCCGATCCCGGTGTTGCCTGCTGTGCCCTCGACAACGGTGCCCCCCGGACGTAACAGTCCCTTTTGCTCCGCATCCCGGATGATATACCAGGCCGCCCGGTCTTTGACGGACCCGCCGGGGTTGAGAAATTCCGCCTTGCCCAGAATCTCACAGCCGGTTAGCTCGCACAGGGAGTGGAGCCGGATCAGGGGGGTGCGCCCAATGGTGCCCACAAAACCGTGGCGGATGTCCATGATCGCCGCTCAAGGGATACGGCTTTCAATTTTAGGCCAACTCGGGAAATGATTTATACTAACGATAGACCCTTCATGAAGCGGTAGGCCCGTGAGTCACCCTGAGTCGTCCCCGGCAGGACCAGATAAAGAAAGTTTTATCTACGCCCGGTCGAGCTACTACGGGGAATTTACACCCCAACGATTTTTGTTCAATGCCAATTTACAGGAATTTGCCCAGCGGGTAGGGATTATTTGTAGTTTGGAAACGGGGGGCAAAATCACCAGCGAAGAGGCCTATCGGGAAATTAAAAAGCTCTGGAAAAGTTTAAAAGAAAGCTGGAAAAACTTGGGGTTTGAAGAGGGGAAAGACAACCCTGATCCCTAATGGCCGCCCTGGAGCTCATTCCCCTGGACCGGGATATTCTCTGGATTCCTAATGTGATTGCACCGGAGATTTGCCGGCATGTAATCACCATCATCAATTCCCAGGAATTAACGACGGCAGGGATTCTCGTGGATACTGTTGACACCCACATTCGCTCGAGCGATATGTTGCCCTTGGGGGGACCCCATCCCCTGCTGCAATCCACCCAGCGCCTGCTGATGACTTGCTTACACCCTGTGCAGCAGCTACTCCGGCAGTACTACGGGATCAGCTTTGCCGATATGGAGGCCATCACCCTACTGCGCTACCGCCCCGGCCAGTTTTACCGCCGCCACGTGGACAATATCCTGCTGGCCAGTCGCCGCCTGGAGGTGACCCAGGGGATACCCACCCGGGACATGGGGGTTGTGGGCTATTTGAATGACGACTTCAGTGGGGGCGAGACCTACTTCGACCGTCAGCACGTGAAAGTAAAACCCCAGCAAGGGGCGGTAGTGGTGTTCCCTGCCTACTACACCCATCCCCACCAGGCCCTGCCCGTCACAAGGGGCGAAAAGTACGTGTTCACCACCTGGCTATTTCACGGTTGACGCGGGGGGTGCTGTTCCAGAAAGTGCCGGATGACCTGCAGGGCTTCCTTGACGGTGGAGTAATACTCTAGGTCGCCGGGGGTGTCCAGCTGGCCTTCGTGCAG
It encodes the following:
- a CDS encoding 2OG-Fe(II) oxygenase, with amino-acid sequence MAALELIPLDRDILWIPNVIAPEICRHVITIINSQELTTAGILVDTVDTHIRSSDMLPLGGPHPLLQSTQRLLMTCLHPVQQLLRQYYGISFADMEAITLLRYRPGQFYRRHVDNILLASRRLEVTQGIPTRDMGVVGYLNDDFSGGETYFDRQHVKVKPQQGAVVVFPAYYTHPHQALPVTRGEKYVFTTWLFHG
- a CDS encoding pyridoxal-phosphate dependent enzyme; this encodes MDIRHGFVGTIGRTPLIRLHSLCELTGCEILGKAEFLNPGGSVKDRAAWYIIRDAEQKGLLRPGGTVVEGTAGNTGIGLAHICNARGYRCLIVIPETQSQEKIDLLRLLGAEVKTVPAVPYRDPNNYVKVSARIAQEMDNAIWANQFDNLANRQAHYETTGPEIWEQTEGQITAWVAAIGTGGTFGGVTLYLKEKNPRIRCVVADPY